The following is a genomic window from Methanoplanus sp. FWC-SCC4.
TTTGCACTGATCTGGTTTGGTTCATCAAACACAGTATAGATTGTGAACTGTTCCTGGTTTTCAAGAAGTGCTCCTTTGTCATTGTTTTCATAGTTTGCAATATCAATTATCCCCCATTGCCCGGGATTAATTGCAGTTTTGTCACTTATGACATCTGTTGAAGAACTGCTGATTTTGGTAACATTGTTAATCTTTGTTACATTGTCTTTGGTCTGGAATGTTAGAGTTGTTGATGCAAAATCAACAGGTGATCCACCAGCTGTGAGTCCCACTACAAACCTTATTCCATCCATTTTGGCGTTTATTCCGCCTACCATCGTACTGTTGCCATATACATCACCGAGTATTTCAATACCTGAAGATGACTGGCCTACACTTGTATACACAACATCCTGAGCTTTTTGTGTTGCAAAAAAACCGGCTCCGAGTATCACATAAGAGAAAACTGAAGCGGTTACTACAAATGCAATTAAGACAATTGCAGCTTCAAGACCTGTGAAACCCTCGCTATTTAAAATCATGGCTGTCACGTCATGCTAGTTTTCTGGTTTCTTCAAAAAAAAGATTAGTTGAGCAGGTTTACCTTCTCAATCTTTGGTGGTGCCGTACGCTTAATTGCATATGATGCACCCTTTGGTGGCTTAATTTCAAGACTGAAGCGCTCATTTGCTGCAATTCCTGTTGCACCAACATTTGCATATATTGTGAACTGCTCCTGGTTTTCAAGGAGTGCTCCCTTGTCGCTGTTGTCATTGGCAATGTCGATGATACCCCATTCGTATGTAGTGATGTCTGTCTGGGCAGAAACTACATCTGAAGCTGAGCTTGAGATTTTTGAATCATTTGTCAGATCCTTTATTGAAGTTGTATTTGTGAATACAAGTGTTGTTGAAGCAAAATCAACAGGTGCTCCACCTGCTGTAAGACCTACTACAAATCTGATTCCATCAATTTTTGCATTGTCTCCGCCTGTACTGTTTCCGTACACATCGCCTAATACTTCAAGACTTGATGATGCCATGTCAACACTGGAATAGACTACTTCCTGTGATTTCTGTGTTGTGAAGAAACCCGCTCCCAATACTACGTATGAGAAAACCGCTGCTACTACAACAAATGCAATCAATACGATAGCAGCTTCAAGACCGGTAAATCCTTCGTCTGATTTAAATAATTTCATCATTTTAATCATCCTCCTTAGTAAAGGGTGTTAACTCCCGTAATTCTTGCAGGTGCTTTTCTGCTGATGGTGTATGATGTACCTACTGAAGGGCGCAGATCAAGGTTGAATCTCTGGTTTGCCACAATGTTGTCGATTGGATTCGCCACAATTGTAAACTGCTCCTCGTTTTCAAGGAGAAGATCTGCACTTGCATTGTTCTTTGCAAGAACAACTGACCATGTGCCTGAGGTGATTGTTGCATCGGCATTTCCGATAACTGCATCTCCTGCTCTTTCCATCTTTGAAACATTTGTTGCATCTGCATATGTTATTGTCGTCTGTGAGAAATCAACAGGTGATCCACCTGCTGTAAGTCCTACAGTGAAACGAACTGTGTCAATGTTTGTGTCATCTGAGCTTGTACCATAAACATCACCTAAGATCTCGACACTTGAACTTGCCTGATCTACACTTGTATAGATAACTTCCTGAGATTTCTGTGTTGTGAAGAAACCTGCTCCCAATACTACGTATGAGAAGACAGCGGCTACAACGACGAATGCAATCAAAACGATAGCAGCCTCAAGACCTGTAAATCCTTCTTCTTTATTTATTTTCAGCATTGCTTTTCCTCCAATTATTTTGATTTCATATATTCCTTATGAAAGATTCCTGGATCCCTCCAAAATCTATCAGTAATACTTAACATAGGCATTATTTAAAAATTTTTTTCATTTGTCATATTCAGAGCAGAAGATCTGATCCAATCTTTACAGGTGTGTGGAATTAATATTTCCTGTTCCGTCCATGTTGGGCATAATATTTCATAAATATTTAGAATAGTATTATTGATCGCACTATTATTTTTAAAAATTATTGGTGTTGGTTTTTGTATCCTGTGGATAATTTGATGATTAAAAAGTCTGATCTGTGTTTATTTTTGTTATTTCAAGTTTGAAATTTTACCTAAATACATAAATGAGAATTCTTCACCTGCGGCATTATTGTATGAAAAACCTGAGGGCTCTGAAAAATTTTTGTCCGAGATTTTTTTTAATTTTAATGAATTTATGTAAAGAACAGATGCGAGAGGTGAGATTCGAACTCACGGACTCCTACGAGATTGGATCTTAAGTCCAACGCCTTTGGCCAGGCTCGGCAACTCTCGCAATTTAATTGTCTGTAAAAGTTTGGGATATTAGTATTGTTACTGTTAGGAAAAAAACCTAACTGATTGTGTCCGGCTTTTTTCCGTGTGTTTCTGTCTTGAACTATACAAGTATGAAGTACGCAATTATCGAGAATACAAATGCAAGCAGCAGAATTGCAAGCCCCAAAGGAGCAATAAAGGTCAGCATAGCGTTTACTGAACTTGCAAGCTGTGATATTCTGTGTGATCCAAAGACAACAACGCCTTCACACCATGCTGTCGAAGCGCCGGCTTTGGCATCTGAGAGATCTTTGATTGCATCACTGACCGCCTTCACCACATATTCCATAATAATATCTGCGCTGACATGATACCCGACCGGGTTTTTGCCACTCATTGTGTTGACAACGTGGGAATCGGTTGTCATCAGTTCACATTCATCAACAATCTTTAGAAGTTCATTCCTCAATATTTCGCGAACACCGTTTTGCATATTGTTTCCGTCAAAGAGGATATATGCTGTTTTCTGTCCGGATACTTCTGTGACAAGCGCCTGAATACCGATATCACCGAATCCCTGCTCTCTTGTGAACGGGACATTTATGTGTGAAATGCCTACTTTGAATGGAAACTGTTCATTAATCCGGGCTTTTTCACATGCGTTATCACATGTTTTCATATATTCATAAGCTGTCAGTGAAGCGGGCATTACCGGATTTACCACATCCACCATGCAGTTATGTGCATCTACAAAACCAACATGGCTAAATTTTTTATGGCCCTCGTTCATTATTGAAAGACCAATAGGGTATTCAAGATCCTCGGTCATCTCCGGTGAGCGCGTACTTACCATCAGAATCGAATCCCCAAAAGACTGGGCAAGAACCTGCACAGATCCGTAACTATGCCTCTCTGACATCCCTGCTTTATTGTGGTACTCAAGTCCGGCTCTGGTTTTGTTTATTGCGGAGATGATTTTTGGAATTTCCTTTTCAGATACAAGATTGAAGTCATGTGTTGCGCAACCGTGTGCAACAAAGGTTTCACCGCCAAGTGATTCATAAAGAACTTTTGGAAGGTTCCCCCCGCCTATTTCACCCATGGGACCCGGGTGCAGATTGGGTATTGTAAACAAAACATCTTTTCTTCCCTCACGTGAGAAGAAAAGTGTAAACTGAGGGACGTATACTTCCTCACCGATTTCATGGAAAAAATCCTCAAGGGATTTTGAACCGTCAGTGTTGTGTGCGATGAAAGCATTAATGAAATTCAGTGCACTGATGTGGAAATTCTTTTTAAGGGGCCTTTCTATTAGCCATAAAAATAATATGACGCCCATTCCAAAGAGCAGGTGTATAAGTACTGCAAAGATTGTAAAGACTGTGCTGAAGTAATAAGTTCCGATTAGTATTCCGACGACACTCTGCGTAAGTGCCGGAAGAATCATGTGTGACATTTTATAGTCAGCTATTGCCACAAGCACAATCAGCCTTATTGCGAAGATGAATCCAAGTGATACGGAGAACAAAAGGGGGAAAATTCCCTGAAATACCAGTAGCACCGGAAAGAGACTAATAAGTATTGAAAATACCGTACAGGCAAGAGCTAAAAGTGCAGACCTGTTCCATGTAATTTTTTTACCGAAAATTTCAACAAGGGGCTTTGTCAGTATAAAAGCAATAATTGCCGGAAGAAAAAACCCTGTAAACCCGAAAAACTGAATTTCGTGATTTCTTATTACACTTGCAAGATCAAGAACCAGTCCGAGTACAAAAATTATTGCGAGTGAACGTGGCCATGATGGTGCTATAAATAAAAATCTGCTTAAACCTTCTATTTTGGTGTCGCCTGAAGGGGCCATTTGCTGTTTCAAGCCTCCTTTAATTATATGGAATTTGGGACAATTCTTATTGGTTAAATTAGATAATATTTGAAATATGTCCCAAATTTTTTAATTAACTTTGTTTATTGATATAAGTCGCCAAAGTACTTATTGTATCTTTCCTTCATTCTGTCCCAGTCCGGAAGATTTGTCTGGCACCCTGTCATCTCTACAATAAAAGAAGCGGTGGTAGTACCTATTTTACAGCATTTTTCAACAGAGTATCCTTTTTGATATGCCGTCAGGAATCCTGCCCTGTAGGAATCACCTGCACCTGTCGGATCTGCAAGTTTTACTGAAATTGCAGGTATTTTTGTGATATTGCCATTATGGTGAATTTCACTTCCGTCTCCTGACATGGTAACAATCGAGAGCGGGATCTGTTTTATCAGTTCTTCTCTTCCGATACCTGTTTTATCACATATGCCTTTTAGCTCGTGAATATTTGTGAACAGGATGTCGATGTGGTCAAGAATTGATATGAGCTGCTCTTTTGTATATTTTATCAGATCCTGCCCGGGATCAAATGATGAAAAAACGGCTTTTTCTGCAATTTTTACATTAAATTCCGGTTCAGCGGTTGCCATATGCACGAAATCGAGTGAAGGTGCTTTTGCGGTTTTGAAAATCTCTGATGCGCCCCATTCAAAAACTGTCGTCTGATCACCTTCTGTATCATTAAACAGGTAACAGGTGGGCGTGTTTTTGTCTTCAACTACAAAGAAGTCTTTTTTGATTCCGAGTTTATTCATCCACTTTTCATATTCACTTCCAAAGAAATCATTTCCAACTGCGCTGATTAATTCGGCTTCTCCGCCAAGCACAGCGATTCCTGCTGCAATGTTGGCGGCGCCTCCTCCAAAATAGACCTTATGATCAAGAACAGGGGAGGACGAATGTCTTTTTGGAAGAACAGGGAGAGTAAAAATATGATCAATTGCAGTATGTCCTACAACTGAGATCATTTTTATAACTCCTTGATATCAATGACTTTGAGAGGCGTGTCTCTAAGTGCCCGTCCCACTACGGATTTTGCAATTCTGGATGCATGCTCTTCAGATTCAGCTTTGAATACTTTCATCTCAAGAATCAGGCCGACAAGGGCCATATTTGCAACCACTAATGCATTATTCAGCTCCTGTTCACAGAACGGGCATGCGAGCTGACCAATTTCAATATCAACAAACTTAGCGGAGGGATTTAAACGTTTACCTGCTTCGCTTATAGCAATGCCTATTGCATCATCGAGGGTTTCAATATCCTTTATGATCCAGGCAGATTCCATTGTAACAAGATAGTCTGACATAATATTTTCCGATAATTACTGAAATTTTATTAAATTACCATGTCTCTTCATGGACATGTTCTTCAAGAGGCATTCTTTCGCTGCGATATTCGGGCAGGTTTCCGTGACCTACTGCAAGAAGGGCAACCGGTCTTGCGTGCTGTGGCAGGTCAAGTATTTCACATACCGTTTCATCGTCAAAAGCGCCTGTCCAACAGGTCTGAAGTCTGAGTGAATGAGCTGCAAGCATCATGTAGGTTGATGCTATTGTGGCATCTTCCATTGCATAGAGAATTCCTCTTTCACCATACTGTGACATTGATCGGACGTAATTTGTACAAACAACAAGTATGACAGGTGCTTTTTTTATGTGCTCCTGACCAAATGCTGCATCGGCCAAATCCTCTCTGATGCCTTCATCAGTTACAATTACGACATCCCAGGATTCCCTGTTTCCCGCACTCGGAGCTGTACGTGCACATTTCAAGATGTACTGAATCTCTTCATCTTCGATTTCCAGCTCTGTGAAATCTCTCACGGATGAACGTGTGAAGAGAAAATCAAAAAATTCAGACGAGTTCATTTTCAGATAACTTCTGCCAGGCTTCCTGTGCAGGAGTTGTGACTTTTGTAATTGCTATTCCTATCTGATTGGATGCGTCTGAAAAGTCCTCGTTTTCGATCATCTTTTTGACTTCGTCAATGATTGATACGGCTTCGCTGAACTCTTTTGAACCTGTGGTTTTAAATCCAAGTTCCAGGTCTGACTGAAAGATATTAAGTAAAATATCAATCATTTTTTTTGCACCTGTTTTTTCAGCTCCTTTAAAGTCACTTAATACTGCTGTCATCTGTGATGCAGCGATCATATTAACCTTGGCGCGTTCTGCAAAAATGTAATTTTGAACTGCTTTTTTTGAATCCATCTCAATAACCCAACCTTACTCTCTCTAATAAAAGATAGAGGCTTTAATAATATTATTATAGCCTTTTTAAAACTTATTTATTTTGAACCCTTTGAACCCTTAATGGATGAAGGTGAGCGTTTGATGCGTCTTCTAAATCTCGGGTCTACCTGTGGAGTACGTGAGCGGCTTGCTCTCTTTCCTCTTCCTCCTCTTCCGGCATCCTGTGATTTCTGCACTGCTCTTTTGAGTTTGGCACCTGATTTAAAGCGCTGGTTTGGACCTGGCTTTTTATAGCTGCCTTCTTTCTGAGGAACAAGTCTGATCTGACCTGATACACTTTTAATTTGAGTCCATGAACATGAACCGGTTTTTCCCATTTTTCACACTCCTCTTTTAATTAATTGTTCTCTGTCTTAAGGCATTAATGTGCTATTGCAGATTTTGCCTCAATTCCTTTTGATTTAATTACTTCGACGCGGCGTGTCGGGTGAATCTTCTTGACGTTCTTAAATACGTCGCGTGAGATTTCTCCCATAACCATGTCTTTTACAAACTGATCGTATGTCTGCTCTTTTGCCTTTGCAAGGATGTAATCAGTAATTTCTTTTCTGATTGTGTGCTGCTGGCTTGCGTCTGCACGGTTGATTGTAAAGCAGGTTGTTGTGACACGGATTTTACGTCCGTCCTTTGTTGCTGCGAGAACAATGCTGTCAATTCTTGAAGTGCGGCGTTTTACCATTGCACGGAGGTAGTCTTTTGTGACTTCGTGTCCGACAAAGTCTGTGTATGCTGAGTCGCCTGCAACTTCGTTGACCTTGAATCTCATCTTGATGTTCTGTTTGGAATAGTCCTGTGTCATTTCGCCAAGTGTGGTCTGCATGACACGGCCGTATACCTTCTCAGGTTCATCTGAAATTGTTTCGCCAAGGTAAGCCTTGTCGAATACTTCGGGAGCAAAGACTTTGAACCAGCTCTTTGCTTTCCATCCTTCTACTCTTCTTCCTAATTGTTTCCTTTTTGCCATATTTTCACCTCAATTTTTTATACGTCCTTTTTTGAAAGCACCTGCATGTGCGTTTTTTAAATCCTTTTCCGGAGATATTTCCCTATTTTTCTGAAATGTAACTGCAGACATCTTCAGATATCGAAAGGTTCATCAGATAATCATCGACTGATGCAATGATTGATCTTAGTTTATTGCCTTTGATTTCGGTTATTACTGTATTTCCTTTTGAATTTGTCTGCATTGACTTCAGGTTGTCTGAAGCAATTGCTTTTGCAACACATTCCGCATTTCTGTGGTATGTTGTTATTTTACCTGATATCAGGGACATTTTAGGTCAATGCCTCCTTCACTTCATTTTTGAAGATTGAAAGTCCGTCTTCTCCAAATATTCCGCCTGCCCGTGAGAAGTGACCTCCTCCGCTACCGCCTGTTTTCTCTGCAAGATTTTTCATAAATTCCGATAAGTCAAATTCTACTCCCGGAGGACATCTGGCTGATACCGAATAATTATCATCATTTCTTGCAATTGTGAAAACCGGTGTATTGTACAGACCGTTGTTTGAGATAGTGTCTGCAACGCAGCTTGAAACCGACGGCTTGGATATTTCAAAGACAGGAAGCTCTTCTTCTATTGTTTTTGCAGAATTAATTTCAGATATTACATTTAAGCGGTGTTTTATTGCAATCTCCCATGCTTCTTTTACATTTTCAGTATTTCTAAGGCATAGTGTTACTCCAAGGCCGCCCCTGTTTGATAATCCGCATGATTCAACTACAGCCGCCAGACTGTGTGCATCATGTATTACTCCTCTTTCGAGTTCGTATGTGTTGCCCCATAAAGACTGCATTGCAGTTTCGTTGGTTTTTTCGGCAATTTTGAGGATAATCATTGAGTTTAAATCTTCATATCTGTAATCGTCATCATCAGAGTATTTAAGGAGAATTTCATCAACAGAATCTAAATTCCCGCTTATGCCGGGCAGGTAGGGGTCTGTTGCCGTATAGAGTTTCTCTCTTGTATCTCTTCCTGCAAGGGTAAGTCCCCTTTTAGGTACGATGATTTGATTTCCAATTCCTTCTGTTACAATTTCCTGGTTTTTGCCTGATATAGTCTGTTTGTCCCCGATCATTCCGAGGATTGCCAGACCACACAAATCTCTGTTGTCTCCCATATGGTTTGCAACGAGATAGGCAAGACCTGATGAGGAAAGCTCTTTTTCTCCGTCAATGTTGTGAAGGCGTGGATTTATGTGATATTCACCATTGAAATAAGGGACATGATGGTCTATCACCACTGTGTCATCCGGAAGTTCTTCTAAGGATGCACCAAGGTCACACAGGAGAGTGGGTTCATCATTTTTGATGTCATCAGATGAGATACGATTTTTGATCGTCAGGTGAAATTTCTTCCCCAGCCTGTGAAGTGCATGACACATTATCGTGGCTGAAGCTATTCCATCTGCATCGTGATGCCCGTATACTCTCACAAACTCAGTTTCTGAGAGTTTTTCTGCGATATGACCTGCAGCGGCTTCAATGGACATATTATAAAATTACTTTGATAACAGGAACTCCGCTGTGTCTGGCTTGTATGTCCAGCCAGCCGGCATTTTGCCTGCCTTCACGTAATATTTACCGAGTCTGCGCACCTTTGCTTCTGTGAGATGAAGCTGGCGCTTGTTGTGAACATCTTTTTTGTTTTCGGCAATGTGCTTTCTCATTCCCAGAGCCTTAACAATGAGGTTTCTAAGATCTTCAGGAATGTCTGATGCAAGACCATTTTCTTCGAGAAGCTGATCTACACGCTTTCCTGTTGCAAGCTTTACGCTTGGTACGCCATACTTGTCACGGAGGATTAATCCGATCTCTGCACTGGATTTACCCTCTTTTCTGAGAGCAATGATTATTTTCTGGATCTCTGCTGTGTCCTTGTTGGACCATTCAGGTGCCTCTGTGCGAAGCGGACATACAGACTTTGATGTTCCGCGTCGGCGGGCATGCATTCGTGCCATATTTCACCACCAATATTTTTAAGATACTTATATATTCCCTGATTTCAGGGGTTGTTATTTCCAAACGAATTAACCTGATTTAGATTATTTCAATTTGAAACAAACGTGTAAGTCCACAAAAAGAGTCATAACTGACTATTTTGTAATCCCAGAGCCCGATTATTCCGGGCAGTGCCTTTCATTGTATCAGGACACGTCGGACTTACTTTTTTTTTAGTCAGCACATTATTTCAGTGCTATATGTAATGGGATATATTATGAGATAAAAGGATCGTCTTATCCGAAGGTTGTCCCTGATGGATTTAATGTTTTTCTTCTTTTTAATCTCCCTGATATTGTTTTGTTTTACATTAAAAAATAAGTTTTATCATCAGAGAACTCCAAATTAAAGATTGTATATCTGCGATAATGGTCTAGCGGCATGACAGTGGCTTCCCAAGCCTCTAACCCGGGTTCGATCCCCGGTTATCGCATACAAACCATAACTGATTCTGATGATTAATTTCATTTTTCTGTGCTTTTTTCCCTGTAATTTTCGATTGCCTTGTGAAGAGCATCAGCCGCAAGGTTTGAGCAGTGCATTTTTCTTGGTGGCAGACCTTCAAGTTCATCGGCAACATCCTGTCTGGTGATTTTTAAGGCCTCCTCAATATTTTTTCCTTTGGCAAGTTCTGTAACCATGCTTGCGGTTGCAATTGCAGAACCGCATCCGAATGTTTTGAATTTTATATCGGTGATGGTTTCATTTTCTACTTTTATGGAAACTTCCATGAGATCCCCGCATACGGGATTTCCTACGCGTCCTACTCCGTCAGGATTTTCTATGCTTCCCACATTTTTTGGATCCATAAAGTGTTCCATTACTTTTTTTGAGTAACCAATCTGAGGTACATCTTCCATTTTATCTCTCCTACATTGCAGTAATTTTACGCAGACGCTCCACAGTACCTTTGACTGCATCGGCTACGTATGGGACCTCTTCCATTGTATTCAGACGTCCAAGAGTTATTATCATTGATCCGTGTGCTTCTTCGTGTTTTAGCCCAATTCCGATGAGGACGTGGGATGGTTCAAGGGTTCGTGATGAACATGCCGAGCCGGTTGTAACCTGAATGCCATATCCTGCATCAAGGTTTAACAAAATACTCTCGCCTTCCACACGCCAGAACCGAAAACTCAGATGACCCGGAAGGCGATATGTAGGATGGCCTGTCAGATAAGAATCCTCTATTTTGAGGATCACGGATTTATATGCATCTCCAATTTTTTGAAGTCTTTTTGCTTCAGATGTCATCTCTTTTGAAGCGATATGTGCAGCTTCTCCCATCCCGGCTATTGCAAAAATGTTCTCTGTTCCTGATCTAAGTCCTCTTTCCTGCCCTCCCCCTGGCAAAATAGTTTGAATCCTGATACCTTTTTTTACGTAAAGAGCTGCTGCACCTCTTGGACCATACATGTCATTTGAAGAGATTGTCATGAGGTCAATATCCTCTTTTTGTACATCAACAGGAATATTTCCTGCAGCAGCGGTGGCATTTACATGCAGAAACTGTCCGTTTTCATGGACTATTTTGCTGATCTCTTTAATCGGCTCTATCGTTCCTATTTCGTCACTGGCATAGTTGACAGATGTAATTATCGTGTCTTTTGTGACCGTTTCAGAAAGTTTTTCAAGGTCTATTGTTCCGTATTCATCCACAGGGACTGTTTCATAAGTATAACCTGATTTTTGGAGTTCTTTCATTGGATTTAAAACAGAAATGTGTTCAATAGTGCTTGATACAACTTTTTGACCGGTTTTTTTGTTCCTGAGAGCAGTGCCCCTTATTGCCATATTGTTTGATTCGGTAGAACTGCCTGTGAAAATTATTGTAGAGGGGCTTTCTGCATTGATTAACGAAGATACTTTGCTCCTTGCTTCTTCCAGGGCATGCTTTGCCTCCAGACCTTTCGAATGAAGTGAAGACGGATTGCCGTAACTCTCTGTCAGATATTTTTTTGCGAATTCAAACACTCTTTGTTCAACAGGCCTTGCAGACGTCAGGTCAAGGTAGATCTTTCTCATTTTCCCTCTTTAGAATGTAATCACGGAATCAGCCTCAATTGCAAGATCATTTAATGTTGCAGCTCCTGCAATCTTTATTCCCTCAATGAAATCCCCTCTTTCAAGCCCAAGCAACTGTGTACTTTGTTCACATACATAGAATGTAATGCCGGCATCTTTCGCCTGGTCTATTACATCTTTTAAGGATGGAAATGATCCTATTTTGATCTGCTCTGCCTCGCCTTTTTTCATGACCGTGATCCCTTTGATCATGAAATATATGTCAGCCTCAATATCCATTGCAACCGCTGTTGTGGCAAGGATAAAAGGAGCATAGAGTCTTTCAGGTGTGTCTGTTCCACTTGTCTGAACATATAGAATTTTTGGCATTATTTATTCCTCCTGATAAAAAAAGTCAATATTCCGTCATTATTTTCAAACTTTAGAATCTCATGCCCTGACCTTTTTGCCCATCTCAGGATATCCTCTTCTGCCGCCGGGTCATCGGCTTCAACTTTAAGTACCTGGCCCGGTTTGATTTTTTCAATCTCTTCTTTTGTCATTGAAATGGGCATGGGGCAGTAAAGACCGATGCAGTCAAGTTCAGCATCGGCACTGATTTCTGAATCCATGGATTTTGTATAACCCCCCTGTATTTCACCGGCATTAATCTAATATCCGGAAGATGAGTCCCCATATAAATTTATGAGCATAAAAATCTTGTTGAGAATCAGTTTTTATAAAGACTGTTATGATGAATTAAAAAACATGCATCATAATAATCTGTAATGCTCTTTTGGTACCAGTATCTCAAATCTGGCACCAGAGTTATAAACTCCGGTTTCTGATATTAAAATGCCTGTTATGGACAGTATTTCCCTTGATAAAAATAGGCCGAATCCGGTATTTTTGTAATACTGTCTTCTGAATATCTTCTCCTTTACATCAGAAGGGATACCTGTCCCGTCATCTTCATAGATTATTAAAATGTCCTTTTTGTCAGGAGATATTTCATAAGAGAATTTGATTTTGGTAATAGTTTCTCCGTGTCTTAATGCATTATCAAAAAGATTGTAGATTACTTTTTCAAATAAAGGATCGGCATATATCAAAATATGATTAAGTTTATTTTCGACATTAAATCCTGAAAAAGAAGGATCAGCAGAGTATGTGTCAATAATCTCTCCGACATTGTACCAGTCAGGGGAATACACTCCTAAATCCTGATAGTCCTTTGTGAAAAGTATCTGCGTTCTTATAGCTTCAACAGACTCAGAAACTTTATTTATCTGATATTTTATTTCAGAATCATGTTTTAATTCTTCATTTTCATTAATTAGTTCAATATAACCGACTGCGATGGTAAGCTTGTTAAGAATATCATGTCTTGTTATGTTGTTTAAAAGATTGAGTTTTTTGTTTACAGTTTCAAGTGCTTTTCGTGATCTGTTTCTCTCTGTTACATCACGTAATATCCCGTAACCTGTCCCTTTTATTGGATCAATTATCTGTGAACTAATTTCCACTTCGATGATTACCCCGTCTGATCTTCTCATCCGGATTTCAAAAAAAGCATTTTTGTTAGTTTTGGCTTCTTTGAACCGTTCATCATAAGATTTTTTTGTCTCTTCCGGTTTGCCTGATGTAAAATGCCCAAGGGTCTTGCCTTTCATCTGTTCTACAGTATATTTGAGCATTTCACAGACGGCATAATTTGCATCAAGAATTATTCCGTCATTTGTCAGAATAAAAATACCGTCTTTTGAGTTCTCAAAAAGATTTCTGTATTTCTCTTCACTGATTTTTTGGGATTCTTCGAGTTTTTTTCTATCAGTGATGTCTACAAGAGATGCAACTGTTTTTTTGGTGCCGGGGATTATTCCGACTGTGAGCATTATATCTTTGATATTCTGGTCTTTGTCGAGAAACCTGAATTCATAATTTCCAGGAGCAATTAATTTATCATCTCTTCTTTTATTGTGGAAATCCCTCATTTCTCTAAGATCTTCAGGAACGACAAATTCAGTCCATGATTTTTTTCCTTCAATTTCATATTTATTATAGCCTGAAAGACTTTCATATTTTGAATTGACAAGAGAAAGTGTTGTATCCTCTTCAATTATCACAGTTGCAGACCCTGTGTTTTCAAAAATTGTTCTGTAGAATATTTCGGATTTTCTAAGAGACTGCTGAATATTTTTTAGTTCGGTTATATCAATACCAAGAGCGATACTTCCGGCAGTTTCTCCGTTTTCATCTGTAAGCCTGTTTGAATTCCATGAA
Proteins encoded in this region:
- a CDS encoding archaellin/type IV pilin N-terminal domain-containing protein, which codes for MILNSEGFTGLEAAIVLIAFVVTASVFSYVILGAGFFATQKAQDVVYTSVGQSSSGIEILGDVYGNSTMVGGINAKMDGIRFVVGLTAGGSPVDFASTTLTFQTKDNVTKINNVTKISSSSTDVISDKTAINPGQWGIIDIANYENNDKGALLENQEQFTIYTVFDEPNQISANQEFNLEIRPASGASYGIKRKAPARITKINILN
- a CDS encoding archaellin/type IV pilin N-terminal domain-containing protein — translated: MMKLFKSDEGFTGLEAAIVLIAFVVVAAVFSYVVLGAGFFTTQKSQEVVYSSVDMASSSLEVLGDVYGNSTGGDNAKIDGIRFVVGLTAGGAPVDFASTTLVFTNTTSIKDLTNDSKISSSASDVVSAQTDITTYEWGIIDIANDNSDKGALLENQEQFTIYANVGATGIAANERFSLEIKPPKGASYAIKRTAPPKIEKVNLLN
- a CDS encoding archaellin/type IV pilin N-terminal domain-containing protein codes for the protein MLKINKEEGFTGLEAAIVLIAFVVVAAVFSYVVLGAGFFTTQKSQEVIYTSVDQASSSVEILGDVYGTSSDDTNIDTVRFTVGLTAGGSPVDFSQTTITYADATNVSKMERAGDAVIGNADATITSGTWSVVLAKNNASADLLLENEEQFTIVANPIDNIVANQRFNLDLRPSVGTSYTISRKAPARITGVNTLY
- a CDS encoding DUF2070 family protein, with product MAPSGDTKIEGLSRFLFIAPSWPRSLAIIFVLGLVLDLASVIRNHEIQFFGFTGFFLPAIIAFILTKPLVEIFGKKITWNRSALLALACTVFSILISLFPVLLVFQGIFPLLFSVSLGFIFAIRLIVLVAIADYKMSHMILPALTQSVVGILIGTYYFSTVFTIFAVLIHLLFGMGVILFLWLIERPLKKNFHISALNFINAFIAHNTDGSKSLEDFFHEIGEEVYVPQFTLFFSREGRKDVLFTIPNLHPGPMGEIGGGNLPKVLYESLGGETFVAHGCATHDFNLVSEKEIPKIISAINKTRAGLEYHNKAGMSERHSYGSVQVLAQSFGDSILMVSTRSPEMTEDLEYPIGLSIMNEGHKKFSHVGFVDAHNCMVDVVNPVMPASLTAYEYMKTCDNACEKARINEQFPFKVGISHINVPFTREQGFGDIGIQALVTEVSGQKTAYILFDGNNMQNGVREILRNELLKIVDECELMTTDSHVVNTMSGKNPVGYHVSADIIMEYVVKAVSDAIKDLSDAKAGASTAWCEGVVVFGSHRISQLASSVNAMLTFIAPLGLAILLLAFVFSIIAYFILV
- a CDS encoding carbohydrate kinase family protein; translated protein: MISVVGHTAIDHIFTLPVLPKRHSSSPVLDHKVYFGGGAANIAAGIAVLGGEAELISAVGNDFFGSEYEKWMNKLGIKKDFFVVEDKNTPTCYLFNDTEGDQTTVFEWGASEIFKTAKAPSLDFVHMATAEPEFNVKIAEKAVFSSFDPGQDLIKYTKEQLISILDHIDILFTNIHELKGICDKTGIGREELIKQIPLSIVTMSGDGSEIHHNGNITKIPAISVKLADPTGAGDSYRAGFLTAYQKGYSVEKCCKIGTTTASFIVEMTGCQTNLPDWDRMKERYNKYFGDLYQ
- a CDS encoding DUF555 domain-containing protein produces the protein MSDYLVTMESAWIIKDIETLDDAIGIAISEAGKRLNPSAKFVDIEIGQLACPFCEQELNNALVVANMALVGLILEMKVFKAESEEHASRIAKSVVGRALRDTPLKVIDIKEL
- a CDS encoding nitroreductase family protein encodes the protein MNSSEFFDFLFTRSSVRDFTELEIEDEEIQYILKCARTAPSAGNRESWDVVIVTDEGIREDLADAAFGQEHIKKAPVILVVCTNYVRSMSQYGERGILYAMEDATIASTYMMLAAHSLRLQTCWTGAFDDETVCEILDLPQHARPVALLAVGHGNLPEYRSERMPLEEHVHEETW
- a CDS encoding DUF5350 domain-containing protein; this translates as MGKTGSCSWTQIKSVSGQIRLVPQKEGSYKKPGPNQRFKSGAKLKRAVQKSQDAGRGGRGKRASRSRTPQVDPRFRRRIKRSPSSIKGSKGSK